Proteins from a single region of Paenibacillus sp. BIHB 4019:
- a CDS encoding ABC transporter substrate-binding protein codes for MYQLHKVTKIFALLLLALSLAACGNSAAGSNSSGNAVASDSPSPSPSAAVEAEASPEATTRIVKTLRGDVEVPINPQRIVTDGYLPEMLVMGIKPVGSTSWELENKVIQDQIDGIESTGERNLEKILDLKPDIIVTWTGDEKILEQYDKIAPTVALPFSTYTDIHETLRFLASAVGKEADAEQWLADFDQLVGQERAKIANMIKPEDTFSLMGVFVVDSGFYIYGDGGYRGGEAIYTHLKLTPPDKQKQEMIGKEAYRQISYEVIEDYAGDYIFLDQGDMISEVWGSNQGLWKSLDAVKNNHVFNLDPELFWGNDPVSLKLQIQEIVKMLTEQAKQE; via the coding sequence ATGTATCAGCTACATAAAGTTACGAAAATATTCGCCTTGCTTCTACTCGCACTATCGCTCGCTGCTTGCGGAAACTCGGCAGCCGGCAGCAATAGCAGCGGCAATGCCGTTGCCTCGGACTCGCCATCGCCATCGCCTTCTGCAGCTGTGGAGGCCGAAGCTTCTCCAGAAGCAACGACCCGCATCGTAAAGACGCTTCGGGGAGATGTTGAGGTGCCCATTAATCCGCAGCGCATCGTAACAGACGGCTATTTGCCGGAGATGCTTGTCATGGGCATTAAGCCCGTCGGCTCCACCTCATGGGAGCTTGAGAACAAAGTTATCCAAGACCAAATTGACGGTATCGAAAGCACGGGCGAACGCAACCTTGAGAAAATACTCGATTTGAAGCCCGATATCATCGTAACGTGGACTGGCGACGAGAAAATTTTGGAGCAATATGACAAAATCGCCCCGACGGTTGCCTTGCCCTTCAGCACGTACACCGATATCCATGAGACGCTGCGTTTCCTTGCCTCTGCTGTCGGCAAAGAAGCGGATGCCGAGCAGTGGCTCGCTGATTTTGACCAGCTGGTTGGACAGGAACGGGCGAAAATTGCTAATATGATTAAACCTGAAGATACCTTCTCGCTCATGGGCGTTTTCGTCGTAGACAGCGGCTTCTACATTTATGGAGATGGCGGCTATCGCGGAGGCGAGGCGATTTATACACACTTGAAGCTGACTCCCCCTGACAAGCAAAAGCAGGAAATGATCGGCAAGGAAGCCTATCGCCAAATTTCCTATGAGGTCATTGAAGACTACGCAGGCGATTATATTTTTCTCGACCAGGGAGATATGATTTCCGAGGTGTGGGGAAGCAACCAAGGACTGTGGAAATCGCTGGATGCGGTTAAAAATAACCATGTGTTCAATCTCGATCCTGAATTGTTTTGGGGAAATGATCCTGTTTCCTTGAAGCTGCAAATTCAGGAAATTGTAAAAATGCTGACGGAGCAGGCTAAGCAGGAGTAA
- a CDS encoding ABC transporter substrate-binding protein, with the protein MKNQSQNHKRRMAAMLVMLLLCVSIFTACGTAESNVTGKANAGSEATAQASSEASNGGAAEATPEASADPNAVRTISTVKGDIEIPAQPKRIVAEEYLGSLIALDVVPIGAPGLTLKNYYFKEALTGVDDTGKYGKPSAEKIAALNPDLIITGNGESYDLLSKIAPTLFIPYGDLKNAHEELTYFGNVLGKEQEAKTWLEEFDRRIAEAKAKVDAAIPADATFSIFEHMEKSTYAYGDNFGRGGQPVYQALGRMPPTDVAQVIMEKQWAELSAEIVSQYAGDYIIMTSNDWKLADFEADPLWSNLPAVKNGKLYVWPEERSWYYDPLAVLAQTEELADWLTKGN; encoded by the coding sequence TTGAAAAATCAAAGCCAAAATCATAAGCGCCGCATGGCTGCTATGCTGGTTATGCTGCTGCTATGCGTAAGCATCTTTACCGCATGCGGTACAGCAGAATCGAACGTGACTGGCAAGGCGAATGCTGGAAGTGAAGCGACAGCGCAGGCATCCAGCGAAGCAAGCAATGGCGGAGCGGCGGAAGCAACACCAGAGGCTAGCGCTGATCCTAATGCGGTCAGAACGATTTCTACCGTAAAAGGCGATATTGAAATTCCGGCTCAGCCGAAGCGCATTGTGGCTGAAGAGTACCTCGGCAGCTTGATTGCCCTTGACGTTGTGCCAATTGGGGCGCCGGGATTAACGCTGAAAAACTATTATTTTAAAGAGGCGCTTACCGGCGTTGATGATACGGGGAAATATGGCAAGCCATCTGCAGAGAAAATTGCTGCTCTTAATCCCGATTTGATTATCACGGGCAATGGAGAGAGCTATGATCTGCTCAGCAAAATTGCGCCTACCCTCTTTATTCCGTATGGCGATCTCAAAAATGCTCATGAAGAGCTGACATATTTCGGGAATGTGCTGGGCAAAGAGCAGGAGGCGAAGACATGGCTGGAGGAATTTGACCGCCGCATTGCTGAAGCGAAGGCGAAGGTTGATGCGGCCATTCCGGCAGATGCGACCTTCTCCATCTTTGAGCATATGGAGAAGTCGACCTATGCCTACGGAGATAATTTTGGACGTGGCGGTCAACCGGTGTACCAGGCGCTTGGACGCATGCCGCCAACCGATGTAGCGCAAGTCATTATGGAGAAGCAGTGGGCCGAGCTGTCAGCGGAGATCGTTTCGCAATATGCCGGGGATTATATTATTATGACCTCGAACGACTGGAAGTTGGCTGATTTTGAGGCTGATCCGCTTTGGAGCAACCTTCCGGCAGTGAAGAACGGCAAGCTGTACGTATGGCCGGAGGAGCGTTCATGGTACTATGATCCGCTCGCGGTACTGGCTCAGACTGAGGAGCTTGCGGACTGGCTTACTAAAGGCAATTAA
- a CDS encoding helix-turn-helix domain-containing protein, which translates to MNPITYELLGASLLADNGTTSPSVLAFTTFPAIIVPTEAIVVGSDSISYPVEKGQAILLRQAENNLHLRSADGKSFQPVYGISFNSYRITERGKSRLVYELSSEQLPEHGQLLEFPRQAASLLHELLQVAKLTGSIQNTPRLHFMLHELLDLLFSRDLYSNHYLKKDKPIHQVLAYMKQHYRSPLSRTYLAKMAGFNESYFSSLFRKETGWSFAEYVYRLRIDEAKLLLLLTNDKMQEIAYKTGFADGSYLGKTFQKTTHLSPSSFRSRKHATRIVGMQFLGALLAVGIEPLAAPREVLRSSSLLQDRLPGIMELADIEQVEELRALAPDLIIAPTYHYNMPHMLKALEHIAPVIMLPWGEMDKLEEVRMIGKLLGRTAEAENWIAGLQQQGAAAKQRLAQLLAPDDTFGLYELRYDDLWMILHPPVRSAFILYKLLGLTPPAAIQKEIIEANSHLALREQHLLPYVAKHMFLIVPADDIEALRGKLMERSFWQQLVKEQGHKIYLLKLNEFWMDDGVSLEKQLDIMVELLLSDAAENSTTDG; encoded by the coding sequence ATGAACCCCATTACCTATGAGCTGCTCGGAGCTTCCTTGCTTGCAGATAACGGGACGACAAGCCCGTCCGTCCTTGCCTTTACGACCTTCCCGGCGATTATCGTTCCAACGGAAGCTATCGTTGTCGGGTCGGATAGCATTAGCTATCCGGTAGAGAAGGGGCAAGCGATTTTGCTGCGGCAAGCAGAAAATAATTTGCATCTAAGGAGCGCGGATGGAAAATCATTCCAGCCCGTTTACGGCATTTCGTTCAACAGCTACCGAATAACGGAGCGTGGAAAAAGCCGGCTGGTCTATGAGCTAAGCAGCGAGCAGCTGCCTGAGCACGGGCAGCTGCTCGAATTTCCGCGCCAGGCTGCGAGCCTGCTGCATGAGCTGCTGCAGGTGGCCAAGCTGACAGGATCTATTCAAAATACGCCAAGGCTGCATTTCATGCTGCATGAGCTGCTGGATTTGCTTTTTTCCCGCGATTTGTACAGCAACCATTATTTGAAAAAGGATAAGCCTATTCATCAAGTGCTTGCTTATATGAAGCAGCATTACCGCTCGCCGCTCAGCCGCACTTATTTGGCCAAAATGGCCGGCTTCAACGAAAGCTATTTCTCCTCGCTTTTCCGCAAGGAAACCGGCTGGAGCTTCGCCGAATATGTATACCGGCTGCGCATTGACGAGGCCAAGCTGCTGCTGCTGCTCACCAACGATAAAATGCAGGAAATCGCTTATAAAACCGGCTTTGCGGACGGCTCCTATTTGGGCAAGACGTTCCAAAAAACCACTCATCTGTCGCCCAGCAGCTTCCGCAGCAGGAAGCATGCAACGCGCATTGTGGGCATGCAGTTTCTTGGAGCTCTGCTTGCTGTCGGCATTGAGCCGCTGGCCGCACCGCGCGAGGTGCTCCGCTCTTCGTCGCTGCTGCAGGACCGGCTGCCCGGCATCATGGAGCTGGCCGACATTGAGCAGGTCGAGGAGCTTCGAGCGCTGGCGCCTGATTTAATTATTGCGCCTACCTACCATTACAACATGCCTCATATGCTCAAGGCGCTTGAACATATCGCTCCCGTCATTATGCTGCCGTGGGGCGAGATGGATAAGCTCGAGGAGGTGCGCATGATAGGCAAGCTGCTTGGGCGTACAGCGGAGGCGGAAAATTGGATAGCCGGCTTGCAGCAGCAAGGAGCAGCGGCGAAGCAGCGGCTAGCGCAGCTTTTAGCCCCTGATGATACGTTCGGCTTATATGAGCTAAGATATGATGATTTGTGGATGATTCTTCATCCGCCTGTTCGTTCCGCCTTCATTCTTTATAAACTGCTCGGGCTGACGCCTCCCGCTGCTATCCAGAAGGAAATCATTGAGGCGAACAGCCATCTGGCCTTGCGGGAACAGCATTTGCTGCCTTATGTCGCCAAGCATATGTTTCTGATTGTACCAGCCGATGATATTGAGGCATTAAGAGGCAAACTGATGGAGCGCAGCTTTTGGCAGCAGCTCGTGAAGGAGCAGGGCCATAAAATCTATTTGCTGAAGCTGAATGAGTTTTGGATGGACGATGGAGTGTCGCTAGAGAAGCAGCTAGATATAATGGTGGAGCTTCTACTATCCGATGCAGCTGAAAATTCAACAACAGACGGATAA